One Poecilia reticulata strain Guanapo linkage group LG19, Guppy_female_1.0+MT, whole genome shotgun sequence genomic window carries:
- the kcnj2a gene encoding inward rectifier potassium channel 2a: MGSVRASRYSTVSSEEDSMKLATTGVPNGKAKVHTRHQLQSRFVKKDGHCNVQFINVSEKGQRYLADIFTTCVDIRWRWMFIIFCLAFLLSWLFFGCIFWLVAIFHGDLESDTKKCISNVSSFTAAFLFSIETQTTIGYGYRYVTEECPVAVFMVVFQSIVGCIIDAFIIGAVMAKMAKPKKRNETLVFSHNATVAMRDNKLCLMWRVGNLRKSHLVEAHVRAQLLKSRTTAEGEYIPLDQMDIDVGFDSGVDRIFLVTPITIVHEINEDSPFYNMSKQDLENSDFEIVVILEGMVEATAMTTQCRSSYVANEILWGHRFEPVLFEEKNYYKVDYSRFHKTYEVLSTPLCSARDLAEKKYILSNTNSFCYENEMALDKKEDTDEGNGGSVGPDGTQMDSISETEHSQAMVPLEPRPLRRESEI; encoded by the coding sequence ATGGGAAGTGTGCGAGCCAGCCGCTACAGCACCGTGTCATCAGAAGAGGACAGCATGAAGCTCGCCACCACGGGGGTACCAAACGGCAAGGCTAAGGTGCACACGAGGCACCAGCTGCAGAGCCGCTTCGTGAAGAAAGACGGCCACTGCAATGTGCAGTTCATCAACGTGAGCGAGAAAGGTCAGCGCTACTTGGCCGACATCTTCACCACATGCGTGGACATCCGCTGGAGGTGGATGTTCATCATCTTCTGCCTCGCCTTCCTCCTGTCGTGGTTGTTCTTCGGCTGCATCTTCTGGCTCGTGGCCATCTTTCACGGGGACTTGGAAAGTGATACCAAGAAGTGCATCTCCAACGTGAGCAGCTTCACTGCTGCCTTTCTCTTCTCCATCGAGACCCAGACCACCATTGGCTACGGCTACAGATACGTGACGGAGGAATGCCCCGTTGCGGTCTTCATGGTGGTTTTTCAAAGCATTGTTGGATGCATCATTGACGCCTTCATCATTGGTGCGGTCATGGCCAAAATGGCAAAACCCAAGAAGAGAAACGAAACTCTGGTGTTTAGTCACAACGCCACAGTGGCCATGAGGGACAACAAGCTTTGCCTGATGTGGCGTGTGGGCAACTTGAGGAAGAGCCACCTGGTTGAGGCACACGTTCGAGCTCAACTCCTCAAATCTAGAACGACAGCGGAGGGAGAGTACATCCCTCTTGACCAAATGGACATAGATGTGGGCTTCGACAGCGGAGTCGACCGCATCTTTCTGGTCACCCCGATCACTATCGTCCATGAGATCAATGAGGACAGCCCCTTTTACAACATGAGCAAGCAGGATCTGGAAAACTCAGACTTTGAAATTGTGGTGATCCTAGAGGGCATGGTGGAAGCCACGGCAATGACCACGCAGTGCCGCAGTTCATACGTCGCCAACGAGATCCTGTGGGGCCACCGCTTCGAGCCTGTTCTCTTCGAGGAGAAGAACTACTACAAGGTGGACTACTCTCGCTTCCACAAGACATACGAGGTGCTAAGCACTCCCCTATGCAGTGCCAGAGACCTGGCAGAGAAAAAATACATCCTGTCCAACACCAATTCCTTCTGTTATGAAAATGAGATGGCACTAGACAAAAAGGAGGACACGGATGAGGGGAACGGGGGCAGCGTCGGTCCCGACGGCACCCAGATGGACAGCATCTCAGAGACTGAACACAGCCAAGCCATGGTACCGCTGGAACCAAGGCCTCTGAGGCGAGAATCAGAAATATGA